From Pseudomonas sp. B21-028, one genomic window encodes:
- the dnaE gene encoding DNA polymerase III subunit alpha, with the protein MPASFVHLRLHTEYSLVDGLVRIKPLVKTLVGMNMPAVAVTDQNNMCSLVKFYKTAMGGGIKPICGADLWLSSKDPDAPLSRISLLVMNALGYRNLTELISRGFIDGQRNGSIIIEREWVAEASEGLIMLSAAKEGEIGLALLSGNAEEAETLARDWMAVFPDRFYIEVQRTNRPNDEEHLHAAVALADKIGAPLVATNDVRFIKQEDFEAHETRVCIGEGRALDDPRRPKNYSDQQYLKSAEEMAELFSDLPEALENTVEIAKRCNIEVKLGKHFLPNFPIPDGMTIDEYFRKVSFDGLEERLSVLLPKDTTEDYEAKRQVYVDRLNFELDIIIQMGFPGYFLIVMDFIQWAKSNGVPVGPGRGSGAGSLVAYVQKITDLDPLEYDLLFERFLNPERVSMPDFDVDFCMDGRDRVIDYVAEKYGRNAVSQIITFGSMAAKAVVRDVARVQGKSYGLADRLSKMIPFEVGMTLEKAYEQEEILRDFIKVDEEAAEIWEMARKLEGVVRNVGKHAGGVVIAPTKLTDFSPIYCDEEGDGLVTQFDKDDVEAAGLVKFDFLGLRTLTIIDWALKTINRDRAKVGEEPLDIAFIPLDDKPTYSLLQKAETTAVFQLESRGMKELIKKLKPDCLEDLIALVALFRPGPLQSGMVDDFINRKHGRAELAYPHPDYQYEGLKPVLAPTYGIILYQEQVMQIAQVMAGYTLGGADMLRRAMGKKKPEEMAKQRGGFIEGCANNGIDADLAGNIFDLVEKFAGYGFNKSHSAAYGLVSYQTAWLKAHYPAPFMAAVLSADMHNTDKVVTLIEEVRTMKLRLDAPDVNASEFKFTVNDEGRIIYGLGAIKGVGEGPVEAITEARQEGPFKDLFDFCARVDLKRINKRTLDGLIRSGALDRLGPYFHDEPKAYQANIDRNRAVLLAAMEEAIKAAEQTARTHDSGHADLFGGLFVEEDADVYGNHRKAKELTLKERLKGEKDTLGLYLTGHPIDEYEGEIRRFARQRIIDLKPARDTQTVAGMIIALRVMKNKKGDKMGFITLDDRSGRIEASLFADAFHSAQSLLQTDAMVVVEGEVSNDDFSGGLRLRVKRVMSMEDARTNLAESLRLKLQTQDLKGDQLRWLGELFKRHRGACPITMEYVRPDAKAVLQFGEGWRIDPADALIQALRDQFGKDNVFLQYR; encoded by the coding sequence GGCTTCATTCGTTCATCTACGCCTGCACACTGAATACTCCCTGGTCGACGGTCTGGTGCGGATCAAGCCACTGGTCAAGACTCTGGTGGGCATGAACATGCCCGCCGTGGCGGTCACCGACCAGAACAACATGTGTTCGCTGGTCAAGTTCTACAAGACCGCCATGGGCGGCGGGATCAAGCCGATCTGCGGCGCCGACCTGTGGCTGTCCAGCAAGGATCCGGACGCACCGTTGAGCCGTATCAGCCTGCTGGTCATGAACGCCTTGGGTTACCGCAACCTGACCGAGTTGATCTCCCGCGGCTTCATCGATGGCCAGCGCAACGGTTCGATCATCATCGAGCGCGAGTGGGTGGCCGAGGCCAGCGAAGGCCTGATCATGCTGTCGGCGGCCAAGGAGGGTGAAATCGGCCTGGCCCTGCTCAGCGGCAACGCCGAGGAAGCCGAGACGCTGGCCCGCGACTGGATGGCGGTATTCCCGGACCGTTTCTACATCGAAGTGCAGCGCACCAATCGTCCCAATGACGAAGAGCACCTGCATGCCGCCGTGGCGCTGGCCGACAAGATCGGCGCGCCGCTGGTGGCGACCAACGACGTGCGCTTCATCAAGCAGGAAGACTTCGAAGCCCACGAAACCCGCGTCTGCATCGGTGAGGGCCGGGCCCTCGATGACCCGCGCCGGCCAAAGAACTACAGCGATCAGCAATACCTCAAAAGCGCCGAGGAAATGGCCGAGTTGTTCAGCGATCTGCCCGAGGCGCTGGAAAATACCGTCGAGATCGCCAAGCGCTGCAACATCGAAGTGAAGCTGGGCAAGCACTTCCTGCCCAACTTCCCGATTCCCGATGGCATGACCATCGACGAGTATTTCCGCAAGGTCTCGTTCGACGGCCTCGAAGAGCGCCTGAGCGTCCTGCTGCCCAAGGACACCACCGAGGACTACGAAGCCAAGCGTCAGGTCTATGTCGACCGGTTGAATTTCGAACTGGATATCATCATCCAGATGGGCTTCCCCGGTTACTTCCTGATCGTGATGGACTTTATCCAGTGGGCCAAGAGCAATGGTGTGCCGGTAGGGCCGGGTCGTGGATCGGGTGCCGGGTCGCTGGTGGCCTACGTGCAGAAGATCACCGACCTCGACCCGCTGGAATATGACCTGCTGTTCGAACGCTTTCTCAACCCGGAACGGGTTTCCATGCCCGACTTCGACGTCGACTTCTGCATGGACGGTCGTGACCGGGTGATCGATTACGTGGCCGAGAAATATGGCCGCAACGCGGTGAGCCAGATCATCACCTTCGGTTCCATGGCCGCCAAGGCGGTGGTGCGTGACGTGGCGCGGGTACAGGGCAAGTCCTATGGCCTGGCGGATCGTCTGTCGAAGATGATTCCGTTCGAAGTCGGCATGACCCTGGAAAAAGCCTACGAGCAGGAAGAAATCCTGCGGGACTTCATCAAGGTCGATGAAGAGGCCGCGGAAATCTGGGAGATGGCCCGCAAGCTCGAAGGCGTGGTGCGTAACGTCGGCAAGCACGCCGGTGGTGTGGTGATCGCGCCGACCAAACTGACCGACTTCTCGCCGATCTATTGCGACGAGGAGGGCGACGGCCTGGTCACCCAGTTCGACAAGGACGACGTCGAGGCGGCCGGCTTGGTGAAGTTCGACTTCCTGGGCCTGCGGACCCTGACCATCATCGACTGGGCGTTGAAGACCATCAACCGCGACCGGGCCAAGGTCGGCGAAGAGCCGCTGGATATCGCGTTCATTCCACTGGACGACAAACCGACCTACAGCCTGTTGCAGAAGGCCGAAACCACGGCGGTGTTCCAGCTCGAATCCCGCGGCATGAAGGAGCTGATCAAAAAGCTCAAGCCCGACTGCCTGGAAGACCTGATCGCACTGGTGGCCCTGTTCCGTCCGGGCCCTTTGCAATCGGGCATGGTGGACGACTTCATCAACCGTAAGCACGGTCGCGCCGAACTGGCGTACCCGCACCCGGATTACCAGTACGAGGGCCTCAAGCCGGTACTGGCACCGACCTACGGCATCATCCTGTATCAGGAACAGGTGATGCAGATTGCCCAGGTCATGGCCGGCTACACCCTCGGCGGCGCGGACATGCTGCGTCGGGCGATGGGTAAGAAAAAACCCGAGGAGATGGCCAAGCAGCGCGGGGGCTTCATCGAAGGTTGTGCGAACAACGGCATCGATGCGGACCTGGCCGGTAACATCTTCGACCTGGTGGAAAAATTCGCCGGTTACGGCTTCAACAAATCCCACTCTGCCGCCTACGGTTTGGTGTCGTACCAGACTGCATGGCTGAAGGCGCATTACCCGGCGCCGTTCATGGCGGCCGTGCTGTCGGCGGATATGCACAACACCGACAAGGTCGTGACCCTGATCGAAGAAGTGCGGACCATGAAGTTGCGCCTCGACGCGCCGGACGTGAACGCTTCGGAGTTCAAGTTCACGGTGAACGATGAGGGCCGCATCATTTATGGCCTGGGCGCGATCAAGGGCGTGGGCGAGGGGCCAGTAGAGGCCATCACCGAGGCACGCCAGGAGGGGCCGTTCAAGGATCTGTTCGATTTCTGTGCCCGGGTCGACCTCAAGCGTATCAACAAGCGCACCCTCGACGGCTTGATCCGCAGCGGCGCGCTGGACCGGCTGGGTCCGTACTTCCATGACGAACCCAAGGCCTACCAGGCCAACATCGACCGCAACCGCGCGGTGTTGCTGGCGGCCATGGAAGAAGCGATCAAGGCCGCCGAACAGACCGCTCGCACCCATGACAGCGGCCACGCCGACCTGTTCGGCGGCCTGTTCGTCGAAGAAGACGCCGATGTCTACGGCAACCATCGCAAGGCCAAGGAGTTGACCCTCAAGGAGCGCCTCAAAGGCGAGAAAGACACCTTGGGGCTGTACCTCACCGGTCACCCGATCGATGAATACGAAGGCGAAATCCGCCGCTTTGCCCGTCAGCGCATCATCGACCTGAAGCCGGCTCGCGATACGCAAACCGTCGCCGGCATGATCATCGCCCTGCGGGTGATGAAGAACAAAAAGGGCGACAAGATGGGGTTCATCACCCTCGACGACCGTTCCGGGCGCATCGAGGCCTCGTTGTTTGCCGATGCGTTCCACTCGGCACAGTCACTGTTGCAGACCGACGCGATGGTGGTAGTGGAAGGCGAGGTCAGCAACGATGACTTCTCCGGTGGCCTGCGGCTTCGGGTCAAGCGGGTGATGAGCATGGAAGATGCCCGGACCAACCTGGCCGAGAGCCTGCGCCTGAAGTTGCAGACCCAGGACCTCAAGGGCGACCAGCTACGCTGGCTGGGTGAGTTGTTCAAGCGCCATCGCGGTGCCTGTCCGATCACCATGGAGTACGTGCGCCCCGACGCCAAGGCCGTGCTGCAGTTCGGCGAGGGCTGGCGGATCGATCCGGCGGACGCGTTGATTCAAGCCTTGCGTGACCAGTTCGGCAAAGACAACGTCTTCCTCCAATACCGTTGA
- a CDS encoding acetyl-CoA carboxylase carboxyltransferase subunit alpha has product MNPNFLDFEQPIADLQAKIEELRLVGNDNSLNIGDEISRLQDKSRTLTEDIFGKLTSWQIARLARHPRRPYTLDYIDHIFTEFDELHGDRHFSDDAAIVGGVARLDDQPVMVIGHQKGREVREKVRRNFGMPRPEGYRKACRLMEMAERFKMPILTFIDTPGAYPGIDAEERNQSEAIAWNLRVMARLKTPIIATVIGEGGSGGALAIGVCDQLNMLQYSTYAVISPEGCASILWKTAEKAPDAAEAMGITAERLKGLGIVDKVINEPVGGAHRDPAAAAALIRAELSSQLSMLKKFDNDALLARRYERLMSYGL; this is encoded by the coding sequence ATGAACCCGAATTTTCTAGATTTCGAACAGCCGATCGCCGACCTGCAAGCCAAGATCGAAGAGTTGCGCTTGGTCGGTAATGACAATTCGCTGAATATCGGCGATGAGATCTCTCGTCTGCAGGACAAGAGCCGCACGCTGACCGAGGACATCTTCGGCAAGCTGACCAGCTGGCAGATCGCGCGCCTGGCGCGTCATCCGCGTCGTCCATACACCCTGGACTACATCGATCACATCTTCACCGAGTTCGACGAACTGCACGGCGACCGTCACTTCTCCGACGACGCCGCGATCGTCGGCGGTGTCGCCCGCCTGGACGACCAGCCGGTGATGGTCATCGGTCACCAGAAGGGCCGCGAAGTGCGCGAGAAAGTCCGCCGCAACTTCGGCATGCCGCGTCCGGAAGGCTATCGCAAGGCCTGCCGTCTGATGGAAATGGCCGAGCGCTTCAAGATGCCGATCCTGACCTTCATCGACACCCCGGGCGCCTACCCGGGCATCGACGCCGAAGAGCGCAACCAGAGCGAAGCGATTGCCTGGAACCTGCGGGTCATGGCACGGCTGAAAACCCCGATCATCGCCACCGTCATCGGTGAAGGCGGTTCCGGCGGTGCGTTGGCCATCGGCGTCTGCGACCAGTTGAACATGCTGCAGTATTCCACCTACGCGGTAATCTCGCCGGAAGGCTGCGCCTCGATCCTGTGGAAAACCGCCGAGAAGGCGCCGGACGCCGCGGAAGCCATGGGCATCACCGCCGAACGTCTCAAAGGCCTGGGGATCGTGGACAAAGTGATCAACGAGCCCGTGGGCGGCGCCCACCGTGACCCGGCCGCGGCTGCCGCGCTGATCCGCGCCGAGCTGAGTTCCCAGCTGTCGATGCTGAAGAAGTTCGACAACGACGCGCTGCTGGCCCGTCGCTACGAGCGGTTGATGAGCTACGGTCTCTGA
- the tilS gene encoding tRNA lysidine(34) synthetase TilS — protein sequence MSQPTIDLAARLLLNLSPWRNAAVWRIAFSGGLDSTVLLHLLASLSNTQTLPPLSAIHVHHGLQAAADAWPEHCRRVCEALGVPLQVVEVQVRPGASLERAAREARYGAFAAALQDNEVLLTAQHRDDQAETLLFRLLRGAGVRGLSAMPRQRPLGQGCLLRPLLDVSRAELEAYGKQQGLSWIEDPSNNDHRYSRNYLRQRVFPVLTEHWPQAASSLARGAAHLTEAQGLLDDLARIDLADARTPGAFDWLGLPSLALAPLQALSVARQRNAMSHWLAPLTLLPDSDHWAGWDSLRDAGDDARPIWRLAGGELHRAGGRVWWLPDPWLQPVSGCVEWPRTTDPLGLPGNGRVILTGKIPDGRLCVRYRQGGEVMAVPGRGHRDLKRLLNESGLPAFVRGRLPLLYRDGQLLAVANLPGLDGGANGTWQLHWQPSE from the coding sequence ATGAGCCAACCAACGATTGATCTTGCAGCCCGGCTTCTGCTGAATCTCTCCCCCTGGCGCAACGCTGCCGTCTGGCGTATCGCCTTCTCCGGCGGTCTCGACTCCACCGTCCTGCTGCACTTGCTCGCATCGCTTTCAAACACGCAGACCCTGCCACCCCTTAGCGCTATCCATGTCCACCACGGCCTCCAGGCCGCGGCCGATGCCTGGCCGGAGCATTGTCGTCGGGTGTGTGAAGCGCTGGGAGTGCCGCTGCAGGTGGTCGAGGTCCAGGTCCGCCCCGGCGCCAGTCTCGAGCGGGCCGCCCGGGAGGCACGCTATGGCGCTTTCGCCGCGGCGCTCCAGGACAATGAAGTGCTGCTCACTGCCCAGCACCGTGACGATCAGGCTGAAACCCTGCTGTTTCGTTTGCTGCGGGGGGCGGGCGTGCGGGGCTTGTCGGCGATGCCGAGGCAGCGTCCCCTTGGGCAGGGATGTTTGCTGCGCCCGTTACTCGATGTGTCCCGCGCGGAGCTGGAGGCCTATGGGAAGCAGCAGGGTTTGAGCTGGATCGAAGATCCGTCCAACAACGATCATCGGTATTCGCGCAATTACCTGCGCCAGCGGGTTTTCCCGGTGCTGACCGAACACTGGCCCCAGGCTGCGTCGAGCCTGGCCCGTGGCGCTGCGCACCTGACAGAGGCCCAGGGTCTGCTGGATGACCTGGCGCGGATCGATCTGGCCGACGCCAGGACCCCGGGCGCGTTTGACTGGCTCGGCCTGCCGTCCCTGGCGCTGGCACCTTTGCAGGCCTTGTCGGTGGCTCGCCAGCGCAATGCAATGAGCCACTGGCTGGCGCCGCTGACCCTGCTGCCGGACAGCGACCACTGGGCCGGCTGGGATTCGCTGCGCGACGCGGGGGACGATGCCCGGCCGATCTGGCGCCTGGCCGGCGGTGAGCTGCACCGGGCCGGCGGGCGGGTCTGGTGGTTACCCGACCCTTGGCTGCAACCAGTCTCGGGCTGTGTCGAATGGCCCCGGACAACTGATCCCTTGGGTCTGCCGGGCAATGGCCGGGTGATCCTCACTGGCAAAATCCCCGACGGTCGGCTTTGCGTTCGCTATCGTCAGGGCGGCGAGGTGATGGCGGTGCCGGGCCGTGGCCATCGGGATCTCAAGCGTTTGCTCAACGAAAGTGGCCTGCCGGCGTTCGTTCGCGGCCGATTGCCGCTGCTGTATCGGGACGGACAATTGCTGGCGGTGGCCAACCTGCCGGGGCTCGATGGAGGCGCTAATGGCACCTGGCAATTGCATTGGCAGCCATCGGAGTAA